The genomic region ATTGGCTATCAGGACAGGCAAACCGGCTGCTATTTGCGGAACTGGTTGAAATCGGGCTTCCGCTTTTCCAGGAATGCCTTCATCCCTTCGCCGAGTTCCTCACCCCCGTAACAGACGGCAAGCAGCTCACCACCGTGCTCGAAGGATGAATCCATTTCGGCGATGCCGTGATTGAAACTCATCTTGGCGATACGGAGCGACTGCGGCGACTTCGCCAATATGTCCATGCAGATCGAGCGAGTCTCCTCCCGCAGCTTTTCGTGTGGAACAACCTTGTTGCACAGGCCCCATTCGAGCGCCTTCCGGGCATCAATGCGCGGGCACAGGTAGACCATCTCCCGGGCCCGCTTCTCCCCGATGATCCGGGGGAGTAACTGGGTTCCGCCCCAGACCGGCACCGAACCCACCGTGGGGCCGGTCTGCCCGAACACTGCCTTTTCGGACGCGATCGTGAGATCGCAGAACAGGTGCAGCTCGTTCCCGCCCCCCATCGCATAACCGTTCACCATTGCTATGACCGGTTGGGGACAGTCGCGCATTGCCTGAGAGAGCCGCCGGCAGGCTCTGAGAAATGTCCGCCCGTTGGCCGGTGTGAGAGACGACATGGAGCCGATATCTCCGCCAGTACAGAATGCCTTGTCTCCGGCGCCGGTCAGAATGATGACTCCACAGACCCCGTCGGCTCCTGCCTGATCAAACGCATGGGCCAGTTCCTCCAGCGTCTGCGTCCGGAATGCGTTCAAAACCCTAGGCCGGTCGATCGTGATCCAGACAATATGTCCGTCCCGATCCACCCTGATATCTTCGTATTGCATGGCGGCAATCTTCGCCCGGGAGTTCCCAAAACACAACTATCGCACGACGTTGAGGATTGATTGGTGGACTCCATTCCCTTTTTGGCCTTTTGGCGCAATGCGGCTATGCTGAGGGCCGGATCGCGGTCCACAGTGCATACCGCCTGGAATGGCGGATGCAACCGGAGACACGGTGCCATGACGCAACAACTGGGAAGCCCGCTCGGTCCCCCCGAGGCAAACCCTTGGGGCGATGTGACGGGCTGGAAGCCTCTAGATACCCTCATAGATGAATCGCTGCTGTCGTACACCGAGACCGGTGTTGCAAACGGTGCGAGACACTTTGCCGGGGAGATGAAATTCGGTCATCCAGCCCTGATGGGCCCGCCAGGCCGCCTCCAGGGCGGCCTGCACTGCGTGGCACGAATCTTTCCCCTGCTCCGGCGGGTGCAGGAGCACGATCCTGCCGCCACCTGGCCGTGCCGGATCTACGTCCGGCTGGAACGCGCCCTTCCCCTTTATGAAACCATACCGTGGGAAGCCGCCTACCGGCGCCATGTGAGTGGCCAGTGGTGGATCACCAGCCGGTTCGCCGGTACCGACAAGCTGGATGCCGCGTGCTGGTCCGTCCCGAAGACCGAGCATCTGGACTCCCGCCGCTGGGACCGCTGGCGCGAACGGTTCACGGCTGCATCGTCGCGTCCTGATCTCCGCAAGGTGAAAGTCATGGCCACCGAGTATGAGTCACATGGCGACCTGTTCTGGACGCGTGTGGATCCGGCCCAGATACGCGCACCCGGCCAGATGCTCCGGCTTTTCGAGGCTGGCGAAGGGCATCTTTCCCTTGCCTTTGTCTGTTTCTACCTCGACGTGATCGGGGCACTCTCGAAGGCCCTCGACGGTTTCCGGCCACAATTCACGACACTGGTATCGCTGGAACTGGGCACCGACCGTATACCGTCGAATGAGCCGCTCCTGCTCATCGCCGACAACAGTACCCGCCGTCCAGCCGAGCATTCCCGCGCCCGGCCGGTCGAGATCAACGGCCAGCTTGAGGGAACCGACATCGTGCAAACGCTGCTCGTGCCGGCAGACTTCTCGAAGGTCTATGCACATGGCTGGGTCGCCACGCATCCAATCGACCTCAAGAAGATGACTGCGCTCCAGACGCGACCGGCGTGACCTCCCCCGCTGGCACGGCGACCCCGTTCCGCTACACTCCATCCCAGTGCCAGCTGCCTCCACACGCAAGCCTGCCCGCCGGATGGCAGAGATACCACCAGCGGTCCTGCGCCAGCTCAACGCAGGGACAACTGAATCGCTAAACCTGGTCGAATGGCTTGCCGTTGACATCGAAAAGCTGGCAAAGGCCGCCGGATATTCTGCCGGGCTGGACGGAGCCGAGCTGGCCACCCATGCCCGAAAGCTCCGTGGCCTCGGGGTCATGCAAAGAACCGGGGGCATGGGTGCGGCACTTCACCAGTTGCTCGAAAATGACCAGCGGCGGGAGAAAACACTCGGCAAGCTGGCCTCGCATATGTCTGATTCGGTCCGGACGTGGGCCTGCTACGCGCTGGTAGCTCACTCGGAGCTTCCCCTGGAAACGCGCCTTGAGCTTGTGCGCCCCTTCGCCGCTGATTCGCACATGGGGGTGCGGGAAATCGCCTGGATGGCCGTCCGGCCCCATTTGGCAATGGATCTGGAGCTTGCGTTCAGGCTTCTTGTGCCATGGACAACCGAAGATGATCCTAACCTGAGGCGATTTGCCTCCGAGGCCACCCGCCCACGCGGCGTCTGGTGCTCCCATATCAGCGAGCTGAAAAATGATCCTGAACCGGGCCTCGCCATTCTGGAGCCGCTCCGGAGCGATCCCCACATCTACGTGCGCCGATCGGTAGCCAACTGGCTCAATGATGCCAGCAAAACCCGCCCGGACTGGGTGAGAAAGATCACCGCCCGGTGGCTCAGGGAATCAAAAACCAGAGAAACCGCCTGGACCGTCAATCACGCCACCCGGACACTGCGGAAAGGATAAACAGTGGTGACGATCACTCCCGCATTCCATTCCGGCATCTGTCTTAATACCTGTGGAAACAGATACCTTCCTGTTTTCACGCGGAAAAACAGAAGCGGGTACGCTGCCGGATTTTCCCGTTAAGCCCCCGTGCTTTACGGGCATAACCTGGAACTACATATTCAGTTTCAGCAACTTGTCTCGCCCGAAAAGCACCTTAGAGACATTCCCGGGAAAGCGCGGTTTTGCCGGAAGGAACAGGCCAAGATGGGTCAGGATGATCCTTCCTGGGCCAAAATGGATCACGTCCTTGAATCGTCCGAAAAACACCGGCATTAATCGCAACAGATCACGAGTGCGCCCTGAATGAATGGCCGTGCGACGGGCACAACCCGCCTGCTGCTAACCACCAACCGTAAACAGCCAAGCAATATAAGTTGCATAGATCGCGAGGAACCCTGTGCCCGTCGCACGGCCTAGATGCCGGATCCGGAAGATAAACGGCCCCAAGACTGCGGTGACAGCGAGCATGGCCCACATGTCGAACCGGATAAAACCTTCGGAAACCGGAATAGAGCCGAACAGTGACGCCGCGCCCGGTATAAACAGCGTATTCAGGATGTTCGCACCAATCACGTTGGCTACAGCCAGCTCATGGCTTTTCTTGAGTGACGAGGCGATGGCTGTGGCGATTTCTGGCGCTGACGTCCCGACCGCCACGATCGTCAGGCCGATTACCCGCTCACTGACGCCCA from Deltaproteobacteria bacterium harbors:
- a CDS encoding DNA alkylation repair protein encodes the protein MAEIPPAVLRQLNAGTTESLNLVEWLAVDIEKLAKAAGYSAGLDGAELATHARKLRGLGVMQRTGGMGAALHQLLENDQRREKTLGKLASHMSDSVRTWACYALVAHSELPLETRLELVRPFAADSHMGVREIAWMAVRPHLAMDLELAFRLLVPWTTEDDPNLRRFASEATRPRGVWCSHISELKNDPEPGLAILEPLRSDPHIYVRRSVANWLNDASKTRPDWVRKITARWLRESKTRETAWTVNHATRTLRKG
- a CDS encoding enoyl-CoA hydratase/isomerase family protein, whose amino-acid sequence is MQYEDIRVDRDGHIVWITIDRPRVLNAFRTQTLEELAHAFDQAGADGVCGVIILTGAGDKAFCTGGDIGSMSSLTPANGRTFLRACRRLSQAMRDCPQPVIAMVNGYAMGGGNELHLFCDLTIASEKAVFGQTGPTVGSVPVWGGTQLLPRIIGEKRAREMVYLCPRIDARKALEWGLCNKVVPHEKLREETRSICMDILAKSPQSLRIAKMSFNHGIAEMDSSFEHGGELLAVCYGGEELGEGMKAFLEKRKPDFNQFRK